Sequence from the Dehalococcoidia bacterium genome:
TCTGCAGCTGCCTTGCCCAAGCCTCTTGCGCCACCTGTGATAACAGCCGAACGACCGTTCAGTCCTCGCATGAGAGATCTCCTTAAGTAAGTATTTTGTCACGGAAGTATAGCTGTATTGTGGGTTTCCTAGAAGCGAGGCAATTTTTTCTGGACTGATGAGCCAATTAAAGGTACAATGTTCAGTGGAGAGTGGGCCTAGCCCACTCTCTCGTTTTCTTGAAATAGGAGAACGAATTTAATACGAAGTAGTTTGAGACGGAGTGCCTATGAAGAGCGAGTTTCTGATTGCTGTTACACAATTAGCTGCGGAGCGGAATCTACCACAGGATATGGTGGTGACCGCTGTTGAGGCTGCATTGGCTTCTGCGTATAGAAGAGATAATGCAGCAGGTGCACAAAGTAATGTACGTGTTCGACTTGAGCCAAGCACTGGAGAAGTTGAAGTCTTTCAACTAAAGACCATAGTTGAAGAAGTAGAGAATGAATTGGCGGAATTGACACTCAGTGAAGCCAAGAAATTGCGCAAGAATCAAGAACTAGCCATAGGTGATGTTCTTGAATTTGAGATGGAAGCCGCCCAGGTGGCCGGTAGAATCGCTGCTCAAACTGCAAAGCAGGTAGTTATTCAAAGGCTCCGTGAAGCAGAGCGTGAGCTGGTCTATGCTGAATTTGCTGAAAAAGAAGGTGAAGTTTATAGCGCTACAGTTCAACGGGGCTATGGTGGAACCGTTACGATGGATCTAAATGGTCGTGCAACAGCAGTGCTTCCTCCCGTGGAACAGGCTCCTACAGAGAGATATAGACCTGGGATGAAAATGAAAGTGATGATCAGGGAAGTTACTCGTACTCAGAGAGGCCCCGAGATTGTGGTATCCAGAACTGACGCAGAGCTATTGAGACGCTTGTTTGAGATGGAAGTGCCCGAAATTTATAACGGGATCGTTGAAATTCGAGGTATCTCTCGCGAGCCGGGTTCTCGCTCGAAAGTCGCGGTACATGCTTTACAGGATGGAGTAGATCCTGTTGGGGCGTGCGTCGGCTTAAGAGGCATTCGCATCCAAAATATTGTTAATGAATTACAAGGAGAAAAAATTGATGTAATTCAATGGTCGAAAGACATGTCAATTTTTGCATCGCATGCACTTAGTCCCGCTCAACCTCTTCGAGTTGATCTGAATGAAGAAGAGCAATCTGCTGTTGTAGTGGTCCCTGATAGGCAGTTATCTCTTGCCATAGGTAGGGAAGGTCAAAATGCCAGGCTTGCTGCAAAGCTAACTAATTGGAAAATAGATATAAAGAGCTCTACTGAGATAGAGATTGAGCGGATGAAGATCCAAATTGAAGACGAAGTCGCTGAGCGAGCTGCTGCAGAGACGGTTTCTGATGCCAGCACAAAAGAGGAAGCAAGTATTGCTGCTGAAATTGAAGACGAAGCACCTGAGCCTATAGTGGCGGAGGTAGCCGAAGCACTGGACGAGGACGAGGCGGCGTTGATGGCCGAACTTGAGGCTGAGGCTTTAGAAACGGAATCGCAACCGGCTACTGGTGAATTGAGCGTTGAAGAGTTACTTGCATTGGAATCACTTGACGGTGAAGTCTCGGTAGAAGAAGAAATTATTGTAGAAGAAGAAATTACAGTTACGGACTCGATGAATGAAGATGATATTTGGAAAGTTCCAGAAGCAATCGGTGGTGGCCCTACGATAAGATTCGCTGAGGACATATTAGGTTCTCCTTCTTCCAGTCCGCGTCGAGGAGGAACATCCAAGCGCAGAGGCGGGGGTAATTCTTCCCCTCGAAAAGGGAATAGAGGCAGATCGAGATCCGATGATGGTGGAGATAATTCTTCGGATATGCCTGGATAAAATAGTAGCCTTCAGTTTTGAACTCCACGAATGAGGTGGGTGTAATTGAAGAACCGGCAACCATTAGGCAGAAGGTGTATTGTTTGTGGGGTAAAAAGCCTCAAAAACGATATGCACAGAGTGGTTATGAGTAATGAAGGGAAATGTGTCATTGACAAAGCTGGCACTATCCCTGGTAGAGGTGCCTATATATGCAATGATGTTAATTGCTGGGGCGCAGCCCAACTAAATAAACGGGCAACGATTGCGCTGCGGGTACATGTAGGACCCAGCAACGATGAAGAATTAAAATTGTTTGCGAATGAACTGCGTCGGTTTTTATAGGGTTATGGGTGAGAAAAAATATGGATGACGAACAACAACAAGAAGTAACCACTACCCGAAAAGTAACTTTGAAGGCCCTGCCTCTTGGAGAGGCAGTCTCCGTAGGTGCATTAGCGGAGAAGATGCAAGTCGACCCGGTTCAAGTGATTAAACAGTTAATGCGTACAGGTATTTTTGCGAGCATTAATCAGGCTGTAGATTTTGAAACTGCGGCAGTTATAGCAAGGCCATTCGGCTTCGCCGCAAGGAAAATTGAAGAAGCGTCCGGTTTAGGTCTTAGCGGTGTGACTGAAGACAGCTCATCCTCAAGCCTTGCTTCGCGTCCTGCAGTGGTGACAATTTTAGGTCATGTTGATCACGGTAAAACAACGTTGCTAGACGCAATTCGCAGTACTAATGTCGTAGATAAAGAGGCGGGAGGAATAACGCAGCACATTGGTGCTTATCAGGTACTGCATAATAACTCTCCCATCACTTTCATTGATACTCCTGGGCATGAAGCCTTTACAGCAATGCGTGCGCGTGGGGCTCAAGTGACAGATATAGCCATTCTTGTGATTGCTGCTGATGACGGTGTGATGCCTCAAACATCAGAGGCGATTAATCACATTAAAGCAGCTGAAGTCCCAATTATTGTGGCTATTAATAAGATGGATTCTCTTGAGGCTGATCCCGAAAAAATCAGGCGCCAACTTGCGGAGCATGAACTACTTGTTGAAAAGTGGGGAGGCGATGTTATTGACGCAGAAGTTTCAGCAAAGACTGGTGATGGGCTAGATGATTTGCTGGAAAGCATTGAATTAGTAGCCGAAATGGCAGAGCTTAAGGCGGACCCTGAGCGTCGCGGCGTTGGAGTAGTTGTTGAAGCAGAATTAGACCGTAATAGAGGTGTTGCTTGTACTGTTCTCGTCCAGACGGGAACTCTCCACGTAGGTGATTTTATCGTTGTTGGTTCTGTTCGAGGTAGAGTAAAGGCCCTGGTTTCAGATAAAGGCGAGAGAGTTACTACGGCGGGTCCCTCCATGCCAGTAGAAGTCCTTGGCCTGAGTGAGCTTCCAGTTGCTGGTGATCGCTTGATTGTTGTTGAAGATGAAAAATCAGCAAGGGGTGCAGTTGAACAAAAATTAAGGAATGAAGATCTCAATCGCATGAAGAGAGCTACATTAGAAGACGTGGGTTCTCTTATTTCGAGCGGGCAGGCAAAAGAATTATGCTTAATTTTGAAGACGGACGTACAAGGTAGTGTAGATGCGGTACGCCAGTCATTGGAACAGTTAAACACAACTGAAACTCAAGTGCGTATTGTTCATTCGGCAACGGGGGCGATTACGGAAACTGACGTACTGCTAGCAGTAGCTTCAGAAGCGATAATTATTGGATTTAATGTGAAGCCTGATCAAGGGGCGCAGCGATTGGCGGATCATGACAATGTTCAGATCCGGCTGTACAACATTATTTATAGATTGACTGAAGATATTGAAAAAGCTTTAAGTGGTTTGCTTGAACCTGAGACACAAGATTTTGTAGAAGGGACAGCAGAAGTCCGAGCAATTTTTGCCTTGGGTCGCACGCGTAAAAGTGCAGGGTGCTACATTACTGATGGCAAATTTACCCGAGGTGATAGGGCCAGAGTCCTCAGAGAAGGTGAAGAAATTTTTGACGGTTCAATTGCAGGGCTAAAGCGCTTTAAAGACGACGTACGTGAAGTACTTTCAGGCTATGAATGCGGAGTATCGCTTGATGGATTTAATGATTTCATTGAGGGTGACATTATTGAAGCGCATCGTGAGAGATTGGTCTAGAATTTCACGGAGATGTGATGGTTAACCATCGTAACGATCGAGTAGCAAGTACGATTCATCGTGAGATCAGCCAACTTTTGAATGGTCAACTGACCGACCCCCGGCTAAACCATATTGTTACGGTATCTGAAGTTTCTTTAAGTTCAGATTTCTCAAAAGCGACCATTGGAGTTACTGTTTTGGCAGATTCTCAATCAGCAGTTGAGGTAGCTGCAGGATTAAATTCAGCCTCTGGCTACTTGCGGAAAGAGCTAGGAACCCGACTCTCGTTGAAGCGTACGCCTCTATTGGAATTTGTTCTAGATACCAAGATTAATGAGGGTGATTCAGTATTAGAGTTGTTGGACACAATTAAGAGCGAGTACAAAGAGGATGACGAAGCAGGATATTGACGGCATATTAATCATTGATAAGCCACCAGAATTCACCTCAATGAATGTGGTTCGTGCAATAAAAAGAATTACACATGCAAAAAAAGCTGGGCATGTTGGCACATTGGATCCATTAGCTACTGGAGTGTTGCCCATTTGCCTAGGTCAAGCTACTCGGTTTGTAGATTATTACGTTGATGATCGTAAAAATTACCTTGCAGAAATTAGATTAGGATTTGCGACGGACACTTATGATTCCCAGGGAGAAACTATTCATCAAGGGAAATACGAGCACTTATCGATCGAGAATATTACGAAAACTATGCTTTCGTTTGAAGGAGTGATACTGCAACGACCTCCCATGTTTTCCGCTTTAAAGCGAGATGGGACACGGCTTTATAATCTCGCTAGGGCTGGGGTAGAAATAGATATCCCATTGAGGAGTGTCGTGGTACATACGATTACGATTGAATCTTGGAATCCTCCTTTTCTCAATGTTGAAATTAGTTGCGGGAAAGGTTTCTATGTTCGTAGTTTTGCGCACGATTTAGGCCTTGAGCTTGGTAGCTATGCACACTTAAGTCAGCTCAGAAGGATTAAGTCAGGAATATTTAACATTGAAGATACTATTCCACTAGATGAACTTGAAGCAGGGAATACGTGGAACGAAATTATTGATACTCCCGACAGAGGATTACTGCAAATGAAATCTTTTAATGTGAATACACTACTTGAAAGTAAATTTCAGAATGGACAAGCATTATCCTTTCTGAATGAACCTTTAGAGGCAGCCCACTTAGAAGTACGTAGAGTTTACTCTGAAGAGCGCTGCTTTCTTGGGCTTGCTAAATTTGATAGATCGACAAACAGTTGGAAACCAGAAAAAGTTTTGACGAAGCCATTGTTATCAAAGTATGCGTGAATTTGTTTGGATGACGCTTTTGTGATGGTAGCAGGGAATAACTACGTACGAAGATGGGAGCGACACTGCTTCAATCAATAGCATTAAACCCCTATACTTCCGAGGTCGGAATAAAAAAGGATTATGAGCATGGGAAAAATTAAAGTAGCGATTGTTGGAGTTGGAAACTGCGCCTCTTCATTTGTTCAAGGGTTGCATCGGTATCGTGAAGCTCCAACTGACGAATTGGTGCCTGGGCTGATGCACGCTGAAATGGGCGGCTATCACATTGGTGATATTGAAGTTGTAGCCGCATTCGACGTAGATAAAACCAAAGTAGGAAAAGACCTATCAGAAGCTATTTTTGCCGGGCAGAATAATACTGCAAAATTTACGGATGTTCCTAAGGCTGGATTAAAAGTAGAAAGAGGTATGACCCACGATGGTATTGGTAAATACCTGTCAGGAGTCATTGAAAAGGCTGAAGGGCCAACTGCTGATATAGTCAATATTTTAAAAGAAAGAGAAGTTGATGTTTTAATCAACTATCTTCCAGTGGGCTCTGAGGAGGCCACAAAATGGTATGTTGAGCAAGCGTTACAGGCGCAAGTGGGCGTCGTAAATTGTATTCCTGTTTTTATTGCGAGAGAACCCTATTGGCAAAAAAGGTTTATTGATGCGGGTGTGCCTATAGTCGGAGATGATATTAAATCCCAGGTGGGAGCGACAATAACGCATAGGGTTTTAACTAACCTGTTTAGAGACCGAGGCGTCAAAATCCTTAGGACGTATCAATTGAATTTTGGTGGCAATACAGATTTTATGAATATGTTGGAGAGAGAACGATTGGAGTCTAAAAAAGAATCAAAAACCAATGCTGTTACCTCCCAGTTGCCATATGATCTTGGTGAGAAAAACGTGCACGTTGGACCCAGTGATTACGTGCCTTGGCTGGAGGATCGTAAATGGTGCCATATTCGTATTGAAGGCCAAACGTTTGGAGATGTGCCGTTAAATTTGGAACTAAAATTAGAAGTTTGGGATAGTCCAAATTCTGCAGGGGTTGTTGTTGATGCAGTGCGCTGTGCAAAAATTGCGAAAGATAGAGGGATTAGTGGCCAGCTGGATGGTCCTAGTGCCTATTTCATGAAATCTCCTTTCAATCAGCATTCTGATGACATAGCAAGAGATTTGGTAGAAGAATTTATTGAACAAAAGAATGTTCCTTTTAAGGCTGAAGAAAATTGAAGACAATATGCTAGAAGTGATTACGCTCTTTAATGGTCAGGTCAAGGATTAGTACGAAACCTTTAAAGATCGCATTAGTCTCTCCTTATGATTTGATGACTCCAGGAGGAGTGAATGACCATGTGTCGAATTTAGCTACTCAACTCAGACGCAAAGGGCATTATGTGACTATAGTGGCCCCGGCTTCAGGGGTCAGTAGTTACAAGGAAGGTACGCATCTCACAGGGCGAGCTATTCCTTTTCCAAGTGGCGGGTCGGTTG
This genomic interval carries:
- the infB gene encoding translation initiation factor IF-2, producing MDDEQQQEVTTTRKVTLKALPLGEAVSVGALAEKMQVDPVQVIKQLMRTGIFASINQAVDFETAAVIARPFGFAARKIEEASGLGLSGVTEDSSSSSLASRPAVVTILGHVDHGKTTLLDAIRSTNVVDKEAGGITQHIGAYQVLHNNSPITFIDTPGHEAFTAMRARGAQVTDIAILVIAADDGVMPQTSEAINHIKAAEVPIIVAINKMDSLEADPEKIRRQLAEHELLVEKWGGDVIDAEVSAKTGDGLDDLLESIELVAEMAELKADPERRGVGVVVEAELDRNRGVACTVLVQTGTLHVGDFIVVGSVRGRVKALVSDKGERVTTAGPSMPVEVLGLSELPVAGDRLIVVEDEKSARGAVEQKLRNEDLNRMKRATLEDVGSLISSGQAKELCLILKTDVQGSVDAVRQSLEQLNTTETQVRIVHSATGAITETDVLLAVASEAIIIGFNVKPDQGAQRLADHDNVQIRLYNIIYRLTEDIEKALSGLLEPETQDFVEGTAEVRAIFALGRTRKSAGCYITDGKFTRGDRARVLREGEEIFDGSIAGLKRFKDDVREVLSGYECGVSLDGFNDFIEGDIIEAHRERLV
- the truB gene encoding tRNA pseudouridine(55) synthase TruB, whose product is MTKQDIDGILIIDKPPEFTSMNVVRAIKRITHAKKAGHVGTLDPLATGVLPICLGQATRFVDYYVDDRKNYLAEIRLGFATDTYDSQGETIHQGKYEHLSIENITKTMLSFEGVILQRPPMFSALKRDGTRLYNLARAGVEIDIPLRSVVVHTITIESWNPPFLNVEISCGKGFYVRSFAHDLGLELGSYAHLSQLRRIKSGIFNIEDTIPLDELEAGNTWNEIIDTPDRGLLQMKSFNVNTLLESKFQNGQALSFLNEPLEAAHLEVRRVYSEERCFLGLAKFDRSTNSWKPEKVLTKPLLSKYA
- a CDS encoding inositol-3-phosphate synthase, with amino-acid sequence MGKIKVAIVGVGNCASSFVQGLHRYREAPTDELVPGLMHAEMGGYHIGDIEVVAAFDVDKTKVGKDLSEAIFAGQNNTAKFTDVPKAGLKVERGMTHDGIGKYLSGVIEKAEGPTADIVNILKEREVDVLINYLPVGSEEATKWYVEQALQAQVGVVNCIPVFIAREPYWQKRFIDAGVPIVGDDIKSQVGATITHRVLTNLFRDRGVKILRTYQLNFGGNTDFMNMLERERLESKKESKTNAVTSQLPYDLGEKNVHVGPSDYVPWLEDRKWCHIRIEGQTFGDVPLNLELKLEVWDSPNSAGVVVDAVRCAKIAKDRGISGQLDGPSAYFMKSPFNQHSDDIARDLVEEFIEQKNVPFKAEEN
- the rbfA gene encoding 30S ribosome-binding factor RbfA, with the translated sequence MVNHRNDRVASTIHREISQLLNGQLTDPRLNHIVTVSEVSLSSDFSKATIGVTVLADSQSAVEVAAGLNSASGYLRKELGTRLSLKRTPLLEFVLDTKINEGDSVLELLDTIKSEYKEDDEAGY
- a CDS encoding YlxR family protein, with product MKNRQPLGRRCIVCGVKSLKNDMHRVVMSNEGKCVIDKAGTIPGRGAYICNDVNCWGAAQLNKRATIALRVHVGPSNDEELKLFANELRRFL
- the nusA gene encoding transcription termination factor NusA, which encodes MKSEFLIAVTQLAAERNLPQDMVVTAVEAALASAYRRDNAAGAQSNVRVRLEPSTGEVEVFQLKTIVEEVENELAELTLSEAKKLRKNQELAIGDVLEFEMEAAQVAGRIAAQTAKQVVIQRLREAERELVYAEFAEKEGEVYSATVQRGYGGTVTMDLNGRATAVLPPVEQAPTERYRPGMKMKVMIREVTRTQRGPEIVVSRTDAELLRRLFEMEVPEIYNGIVEIRGISREPGSRSKVAVHALQDGVDPVGACVGLRGIRIQNIVNELQGEKIDVIQWSKDMSIFASHALSPAQPLRVDLNEEEQSAVVVVPDRQLSLAIGREGQNARLAAKLTNWKIDIKSSTEIEIERMKIQIEDEVAERAAAETVSDASTKEEASIAAEIEDEAPEPIVAEVAEALDEDEAALMAELEAEALETESQPATGELSVEELLALESLDGEVSVEEEIIVEEEITVTDSMNEDDIWKVPEAIGGGPTIRFAEDILGSPSSSPRRGGTSKRRGGGNSSPRKGNRGRSRSDDGGDNSSDMPG